The genomic window CGGGTTGAGTCAGGGCCGGCTGCGTCAGGGCCGGCTGCGTCAGGGCCGGCTGCGTCAGGGCCGGCTGCGTCAGGGCCGGCTGCGTCAGGGCCGGCCGGCTCGGGGCGGATGCGACGGCCGATCACCGCGATGCCCGCTGCACAGGCGAGCAAGGCGCCGGCCCCACACAGCGCGAGCGCACTACGAGGGGGATTGGACGCGCCCGTGAACGACTCGATCGCTATCAAGCCCGCCGACCCGGCGGAGGCGAACGCGACCGTCACCGAGACCGTCAACGTGAAGGGAACGAACACCGACACCGCCAGCGCGCCCGACGCCACCGGCAGAACCGCAACCGCGGTGTACGCGACGGCGAAAGGGAACACGAAGGTTGACGCCACGCCTGCGGTCACTCCGCCCACCAACGCGGACAACGCCGTCGCCGCGAGCAACCCCAACCCGACGTACACATGCGGCCACCTTGCCGCGACGATGCCTCCCACCACGAAGAACGCCACCACGATCGCGAAGTCGGCTGCACTCGTCACCGTCGAGTACCCGATCGCTATCGACGCGCCCGCGGCAGCGAACAACGCAAGAATCACAGCTCCGTCGCGACCTCTCAGCACGAAAGATGCGATGACGGCAGCCGCAACCAGCGCAGCGAACGCCACGTACCACAGGGCCACCTCGCTTCTGTTCGCCGAAGACAACCACGACAGAGCAGACCCGATGATCGGTAGGGCAACACCCACGGCGACCGTCCGTGCGTCGACGCGTTGTGCCGCAGCGACAGTCGCGCTCCTGGACACGACGAGCAGAATCGCCGACGCAGCTGCCAGAACCAGGAACACGATCTCTCGCGTGGACGACGCTTGCTCGAAGTAGTCGTACCCGGAAGTTGCGTAGTCGGTCCTGGCCATGTTGTCGAGCGTCAGCACGTCGTCGAGCCGCGTGCCGAAGATCCCTGCACCGAACACCGCAAGCAGGAGCCCCGTTTGTGCACGCATATCCGTGCCCGCCCGCACCGCAAGTACACCTATCAGGACGCCCGACGCCACCGGCCGCGTCCAGGCCGGTAGACCGTCGAGAACGGTATCGGCGGCAAGGACCGCCAGGGCGACGACGGCAACCGGCGCGAGGGCAACATCCGGAGCGCGGCTCGACAACGCAGCCGCCAGCACGCCGACGACCGCTAGCAACAGCACACCGCTACCGATGCTCTCCGCCGACGTGAACGACGCAGACGGATCGATCAGCGAGTCGGTGATGCCGCGGGAACCGATCACCAGCCCCACCACCAGACCACCGAACAGGATGGACAGGTACTGCGAGATCCGTATCGCACGTGACATTCGATTGATCATGCCGTGCAGTCTGTACTTGGGCTCGATCAGGCTTGTGTTCGATCAGGCTTGCATTCGATCAGGCTTGCATTCGATCAGGAATCGAGAAGCGGGGATCTCGGGGCGCCACTAGCGTTCTCATCCATGGACATAACAATTCACTCCTCGTTCCTCCCGCACGACGACGCCGACGCCGCACTCGCGTTCTATCGCGACCTCCTCGGCTTCGAGGTACGCCTCGACGTCGGTTACGAAGGTCTCCGCTGGATTACCGTCGGACCACCGGGGCAGCCGGATACATCCATCGTCCTGACGCCGCCCGCAGTCGACCCGGGCATCACCGACGACGAACGACGGCTCATCCTCGAGATGATGGCCAAGGGCACGTACGCCGGCCTGCAACTCGCGACCCGCGACCTCGACGGCACGTTCGAGAAGCTTCAGGCCGCCGACGCCGACGTGGTCCAGGAACCTACCGAGCAGCCGTACGGGCTCCGAGACTTCGCCGTGCGCGACCCGGCTGGGAATCTCCTTCGTATCCAGCAGGTTCGCTGAGCTCGTTCTGGTTAGATTTACACCGCTCCCGCGTACGAGGAAAGAGACTGTGATGGCGAGAAGACCGAGCACGACGCCCGAACTGCATGTGGCGGACAGTCACGAGAAGATCCGGGTCCAGGGTGCGCGGGTGAACAATCTTGCCGACATCAGCGTCGAAATCCCGAAGCGCAGGCTGACGGTGTTCACCGGGGTATCCGGTTCGGGTAAGAGCTCGCTCGTGTTCTCGACCATCGCCGCCGAGTCGCAGCGCATGATCAACGAAACGTACAGTGCGTTCGTCCAGGGGTTCATGCCCACGCTGGCACGTCCCGACGTGGATCGGCTCGACGGGTTGACCACGGCAATCATCGTCGATCAGCAGCGCATGGGTGCCAATCCCCACTCGACCGTCGGGACGGCGACGGACGTCAACGCAATGTTGCGAATTCTGTTCAGTCGGCTCGGCAAGCCGTATATCGGTTCGGCGCAGGCATTTTCGTTCAATGTTGCGTCGGTGTCCGGTGCAGGTGCCGTAACCTTCGACAAGGGCGGACGGCAGACCAAGGAGGTACGGAAGTTCTCGGTCACCGGCGGCATGTGTTCGCGATGCGAAGGCAGAGGCTCGGTCAGCGACATCGACCTCACCGCGTTGTACGACGACACAAAGTCGCTCAACGAGAACGCACTCACCATCCCCGGTTACAGCATGGAGGGATGGTACGGCCGTATCTTCCGCGGCTGTGGGTACTTCGATCCGGACAAGCCGATCGCGAAGTTCACCAAGCGTGAATTGAACGACCTGCTGTACCGCGAAGCGACGAAGATCAAGGTCGACGGCATCAACTTGACCTACCTGGGCTTGATCCCTCAGATCCAGAAGTCGTTCCTGTCCAAGGACGTCGACGCTATGCAGCCCCACATCAGGGCCTTCGTCGAACGGGCGGTGGCCTTCGCGGTGTGCCCCGACTGCGACGGAACTCGCCTCAACGAGGGGGCCAGGTCTTCGAAGATCAAGGGCATCAGCATCGCCGACGCCTGCGCCATGCAAATCAGTGATCTCGCCACCTGGATCGCGGGCGTGAAGGAACCGTCGGTGGCGCCGCTGCTGCAATCGCTGAGCGAGACGTTGGATTCTTTCGTGCAAATCGGACTCGGGTACCTGTCACTCGAACGTCCTGCGGGCACACTGTCCGGCGGTGAAGCACAGCGCACCAAAATGATTCGACATCTCGGAAGTTCGCTCACCGACGTCACCTACGTGTTCGACGAGCCCACGACCGGCCTCCACCCGCACGACATCGAGAACATGAACGACCTGTTGCTTCAACTGCGCGACAAGGGCAATACGGTGTTGGTGGTCGAACACAAGCCGGAAACGATCGTGATCGCCGACCACATCGTCGACCTCGGGCCAGGGGCCGGCACCAACGGCGGAAATGTCTGCTTCGAAGGTACGGTCGACGGCCTGCGCGAGAGCGATACCATCACCGGTCGACATTTCGACGATCGTGCAGCAGTGAAAGATTCGGTCCGGGAGTACACCGAGGTCATCGAGATTCGCGGCGCGGACTCGCACAATCTGAAGAACGTGGACGTCGACGTCCCGCTAGGTGTACTCGTCGTCGTGACGGGAGTCGCAGGCTCGGGTAAGAGTTCGCTCATCCATGGATCCCTGGCCGGGCTGGACGACGTAGTGGCCATCGACCAGGGCGCCATTCGCGGATCTCGCCGCAGTAATCCGGCGACCTACACCGGCTTGCTCGAGCCCATCCGCAAAGCATTCGCCAAGGAAAACGGCGTCAAACCTGCACTCTTCAGCGCGAATTCGGAGGGCGCATGCCCGACGTGCAACGGAAACGGCGTCATCTACAGCGACCTCGCGATGATGGCAGGGGTCGCCATCCCGTGCGAGGAATGCGAAGGCAAGCGTTTCCAGGCGTCGGTGTTGGACTACCACCTCGGCGGCAAGGACATCAGCGAAGTGCTGGCGATGTCGGCTGCGCAGGCGGAGGAATTCTTTTCCAGCGACGCGCCGCTGCCAGCTGCACACAAGATTCTGACCCGCCTCGTCGACGTCGGGCTCGGGTACATCAAGATCGGACAACCTCTCACGACGCTGTCCGGCGGCGAGCGTCAGCGCCTCAAGCTCGCGACCCACATGGGCGACAAGGGCGGCATCTACATCCTGGACGAGCCGACCACCGGCCTGCATCTCGCCGACGTCGAGCAACTGCTCGGGCTCCTCGATCGTCTCGTCGAATCCGGTAAGTCCGTCATCGTGATCGAACACCATCAGGCGGTGATGGCCCACGCCGACTGGATCATCGACATCGGACCGGGTGCAGGCCACGACGGAGGACAGATCGTATTCGAGGGCACCCCTGCCGACCTGATCGCCGACGGGTCCACGCTCACCGGGCAGCATCTCGGAGCGTACGTGGGCTGATCTCCACCTTCAGGCCAGTGCGGTCACGCACGCCTGCAAAGCTTGCCTGAGGGATTCGCGCTGCTGGGGTGTGAGCCCGGTCAGCATGGTCTCTTCGACATTGGCGACGGCGTTCGACGCGACTGCCAGCTTCTTCGCACCCGTCGGTGTCAGTCGGAGGCGCTGGTCTCGTCCTGTGCCGTCCGTCTCGACGAGTTCGAGACGCTTCAGGCCCGCCAGAAGTTGGTGCGTCGCTTGTCGACTGACGAAAACTCCACGCGCCAGGTCCGCGTTGGATATCCCGGGGTAGCGGGCGAGTAGTTCGAGGCTCGAGTACTGCGAGACGGTCAGGTCGAGGATCCGCAATTGCTCATCCATGGCCGCGCGCAATGCGGCGGTCGTGCGTTTGAGCGCGTATCCGATCGACGTCTCGACATCCACTTGACTCATGTCAACATCTTGACATACCGTGGATCACGTCAAGACCTTGACGAACGACTTGAAAGGGAACACATGACCACCGCAACCGTCTCCGGTCCAAGCTTTCTAGCCCTCCAGGTCAGCGATGTCGCCCGCGCTGCGGCGTTCTACGAGGACAAGGTCGGGCTGGTCCGTGCGCCCGCATCGCCTCCAGGCGCGGTCGTGTTCGCTACGTCGCCGATCGCCTTCGCAGTACGCGAACCGTTGCCAGGTGTGGACCTGACATCCGGCCAGCCCGGACTGGGCGTCGCGCTGTGGTTCGCATCGAATGATGCTCAGGGACTACACGATCACCTCGCCGAAGAGGGCGTCTCGATACTGACACCGCCTTTCGACGGCCCCTTCGGACTCACCTTCGTCTTCCGCGATCCGGAGGGTTACGCCGTCACGATCCACAACAGCTGATGTCCTCGTTCACGCTCGAGGTCGACGCGCAGTTCAGTCTCCACGCAGCTCGGTCGTTCGCACTCGGCTTCCCCGGGACCGACGTGGACCAGGTAGAGGACGCCTTTGTGTTCGCGTGGCCGCTGGACGGTGAGTGGACCACTGCACGGGTCCACCTCCGCCAGGACGGGCGCACGCTCCGCGGCGAGATCACCGGAGGCGCCGCGCCCGAACTCGTCCGGCGCGACGTTCAACGGATACTGTGCACCAACGACGACGGGGCCGGGTTCTCTGCTCTTGCGTCAAAAGATCCTGTAGTAGCAGCACTTCAGGAGCAGTTTCCGGGCCTGCGACCGGTGTTGTTCTACACCCCGTACGAAGCAGCGGCATGGTGCATCATCGGTCACCGGATACGAATGACTCAGACCGCGGCGATCAAGAAGCGTCTCGCCGACCAGTATGGATCTGACGGTGCCTTCCCCGCCCCTGATCTTCTTCAGCACCTCACCCCCGTCAAGGGCCTCACCGATCGCAAGGTGGAGCAATTGCGTCACCTCGGGGCAGCGGCACTGAACGGCGATCTCGATCGCGACCGGTTGCGGGCACTCCCCTACGACGACGCTCTGGTCGAACTTCAGCATTTAGCGGGTATCGGACCCTATTCGGCAGAGCTGATCATGATTCGCGGCGTCGGCATTCCCGATGCCTTGCCCGTGCACGAACAACGCTTCTCCGACGCAGTACGCAATTACTACGGCGTCGACGAGATCTCAGTGGTGGCCGAGAACTGGCGACCGTATCGGAGCTGGGTTGGGCTCTTGCTGCGCGCGTCTGCAGCGGAGCCGGAGAAGGTGCGACACTGAGGTTCCACCACGGCGAATGGATTTCACGATGGCAATTCTGTTCATTCACGGCGCGGGCGGTTTCACCGAGGACCGAGCGATCGCCGACGCCATGGGCAGCGCTCTCGGTCTTGCAGTCGACATGCCGGAATTCTCGGATACAAACATGTCTTTCGAGGCCTGGGCCGATCCCGTCCGCAGACTCGTGGGTCAGTTGAGTTCCGAGGACATCGTTGTCGCTCATTCTTTCGGCGCGTCGATACTTCTGCGAGTACTCGCCGAGGGCATACCATTCCGCCCTGAGCGAGCTTTTCTGCTGGCAATGCCGGATTGGAGTCCTGAAGGCTGGGACGTCGAGGAGTACGCATTTTTCGGACCAGAGCCTGATACTTCTCTGTCACTTCATCAGTGCCGCGACGATGAGGTCGTACCGTTCGAGCACCTTGCGCTGAGCCGGCGCGTTCTGCCGTCGGCTCGGTTCGTCGAACACCCGACTGGCGGGCATCAGTTCGTCGGGGCCATTTCTGCCATTGCGTCGGACATCCTCGACGACAATGGTCACCGGGAATGACCGCATCGGTTCTTTCGCTCTCGATATTCGAGTGACATCCCTGCATCCTGTCTTGTACCTTTCACGAGTGCTGAATCTTTGTTCCTTCGCCACGACGCCGGGCTCATCCGGCGACTCGACGATGAACTGACGACGCTCAGCCTCATCCAGCCCCGGATTCGATCCGGGGCTTCGTCGATTTCCTGGGTCCGTATCCAACTGACACAGGAGTATTCGATGAATCTCGACCACCGCGAACTGAATCGCAGCATGTCCGTCTACGCCACCCATCCGCTCGTCGGTTCAGGCCTACCCATGTGGCTTCCGGCCGGCGCAGTCATTCGACAGGAACTCGCGGACTTCGCGCGAGAGCTCGCGCGCGCAGACGGATGTGTGAGCGTGTACTCACCGGTGCTCGGCAAGCGCGCGCTGTACGAGCGCTCAGGACATTGGAAGAAGTTCGACGAAGACATGTTTCCGGCAATGCATCTCGGCGGCGACGAATTGGTGTTGAGGCCCGCGAATTGCCCTCATCACGCTCTGATCTTTGCTTCCGAGACCAGGTCGTATCGTGATTTGCCAGTTCGGTTGAACGAACTGGCGTCCATGTTTCGCGCCGAAAGGTCCGGTGTCCTTTCCGGACTGAGCCGCGTACGTCAGATCACCCTGGACGACACCCACGTGTTCTGTCGGTCCGACCAAGTTGAAGCAGAAGCAGGCCTGGCGCTGCGTTCGGCGTTGAACGCGCAGCGTGTATTGGGGCTGTCGATCGACTACATTCGGCTCTCCACCCGCGACGAATCCTACAGTTGGCTCGGTGCCACCGAGCAGTGGGAGCGAGGGCAAGAAAGCCTGCGCACAGCAGCTCGACCTATCGCGGACCAGCACGGATTGTCCTTGGTCGAGGTACCTGGTGAGGCTGCTTTCTACGGGCCCAAGCTCGACATTCAGGTACGCGACGGACGCGGCCACGAAGAAACCATCGCCACAGTCCAACTCGACTTCAACCAACCGGAGCGGTTCGATCTGGCGTACACAGGCTCGGACGGACGTCGACACCGACCGGTGATGATCCACCGAGGAACCGTGGGATCGATGGAACGCGTCACCGCTGCCCTTCTCGAGCAATATCAAGGCAGACTTCCGTTTTGGCTGGCACCTGTTCAACTCACTCTGCTCCCGATAGGCCCCGACCAGGACGAGAGTGCACGGGCGCTGGCCGACGAGGCGATCCGCTACGACCTCCGCCCCAGAATCGAGCACGAGGGCCCACTCGGGTCGAGGATCCGGCGCGCCCGCGAACGCCGAGATCACCTCATCGGTGTGATCGGACCAAGAGAAGCTGAGGCCGGCATAGTCCAAATCAGTGATGTGGCTGGGGATATCAGAGTGGATGTACCTAGCGCGAGACTTGTCGATCTCATGAGGACAGCGCACCGAGGACGACAGCATTCGATTCCATGGAGGGAATGATCGGAACGAGCCGACGGTTTGATCCACTCAAGATTTGGGCTCGAACTGGTGTGGCGCTCCTGAGGTTTGTGTGGGCGTCATTTCTGCTGTTCAGGGCGGGTTGTGTTGTTGGACGCAGTGTTCGGCGAGTTGCCGGTGAGATGAGGGACGCGCACGTGTTGGGCCTCTAGATTTCGGGGTTCCTACACCAACCTCAATCCGGAGGACCGCTACACGTGCGCGTCAGTACTGCATTTAACCGTCTACTTCAGATCCCCGGTGCATCGGTATCGGATGTGTCGATCACAGACTCATCCGTCGAGGTCACGCTCAGACTTACCGCACGCCGTGTGAAGTGCCCGTGTGGCTATTCGCGCACCGCGGCCTACGATCGCGAACCTCGTCGCTGGCGGCATCTCGATTTCGGCCGGCACAAGGTGTGGCTGGTCTACTCGATCCGACGGATCGAGTGCCCGACCTGCGGTGTTCGTACCGAGGACATCCCGTGGGCGCGGCCACGAGCGCGGCATTCACGAGACTTCGAAGACACCGTGTTGTGGCTGGTCACTCGCACCGACAGGACCTCGGTATCGACGTTGATGCGCTGCGCGTGGCGAACGGTGACCTCCATCGTCACACGCGCGGTCGATGCGTTGATCGACTCGCGTCGCCTCGATCGGCTCTATCGGATCGGTGTCGACGAAATCTGTTATCGGCATCCGCACAAGTACCTCACGATCGTGGGTGATCACGACACCGGCAAGGTCATCTATATCTCCGAGGGCCGCGGTCGGGACTCGTTTTCGGAGTTCTTCGAACAACAGTCCGCGCAGGAGCGAGAGGAGGTGCAGGTGGTGTCGATGGACGGGTCGCCGGCGTTCCGTGCGGCCGCCGAACATCACGTCCCGCAGGCTCGTCAGTGCATGGATCCCTTTCATGTCATGCAATGGGTCAATCGAGCGTTGGACCGGGTGTTCTCCGATGCCGCGTCGATTCGTCGCACGCTGACCATGCAGGCACCGGAGTGGCGCAAGGCTCGAACAGCGTTGCGGCTCGGTAAGAATCGGCTCACCAAGACCCATAAGTCGCTATTGCGGACGGTGACTGCAGCTGACACCGAAGTCGGGACGGCGTGGCGTCTGAAGGAACAGTTCCGGGATCTCTACCGGAAAGTCGCGCCGTCGAACGCTGCACGGTATTTGAGGCGTTGGATCGAAGAAGCGAAGTCCTGCGGCATCAGTGCGTTCGTTCAACTCGCCCGGATGATCGACAAGAAGTCCGAGGCGATCTGCGCAGCAATCGAATTGGGTGTCTCCAACGCTCTCATCGAGGGAATCAACTCCAAGATCAGACTGATCAACGCCCGCGGCTACGGCCACCACTCTGCCGCATCGCTGAAAGCAATGATCTACCTCAACCTCGGCGGAATCGAGGTCAAACTACCCACACAAAGGTAAGGATGGGCACGTACGTTCGAAAACTTGTCGGTGGGTCGGGCTAGATTGATCTCATGCTTTCGGGGGATAGCGCTTCGGTCGACGAAGCCAACACAGCAGCAGGGGATATCGCCGATCTGACGATCGGTGGGGTGGTCACGGCCGGCGAAGCGGTGACGGCGGGGGAAGCGGTAACGGTTGGCGACTCAGTCACGGCTGGCGATGCTGCCGTGCTGCCGGATGCGGCTGCTGACCCCGCCGGTGACGACGCCGGTGCGGGTGAGACCTCCGAGCTGAGTGGTGTTGCAGTCGAACCCGATTCGATCAGCACGGAGGATCCAGCTGAATCGGAGGAGGCTGGGTCGGAGGAGGCTGAAGTGGAGGAGGCTGGGTCGGAGCCGGATCCGATGACCGCCTGGGCACAGTCCTGGTCCACCAACCGCGACGACCGAGACGGAGTCGTACCGGTCACCGAACTCGACCTGACCGCGACACCGGTGATCGACGCACCCGGCCTCGCACGCGTCATCGCAGACCTCGAAGCAGGCATCACGCGACTCGGACAGATACAAACCATGGCCCTGACCAACAGTGACCGCCGAGCCCTGCTGATGCGCACCGAAACCATGACCCGAACCCTGTTCGCCTACTCCCACACCTGGATCGCCGACCTCATCGACCAACACGGACTCGACGGCATCTACGGATCGATCCCCGAAGCACTCGCCGTCCTCCTACGACTGTCGATGAAACAATCCGGACAACGCATCCTGATGGCCGAACAATTCGGCGAACGCACCACCCTCACCGGCGAACGCCTCCCACCACACCTACCCGCCACCACCCACGCCGCCGAAGACGGAATCATCGGCGAAGAACACCAACAGATCATCCGCAAATTCTTCAAAAGACTCGGCACCAAAGTCGACACCGACACCGCCGAGCACGCCGAACAACAACTGGTGCAACTCGCTAGGGACCTACTACCCGACGCGTTCACCGTCGCCGCCCGCCGCCTCTACGACATCCTCGACCCCGACGGCGACCTCGACAAAGAATCGGTCGCCGACCGCACCTACCTCTACCTCGACGACCCCGACGCCGCAGGACTGAGCACCGGACGATTCCGTTGCGACGCCGAATTCCGCGCCTACCTCGAAGCCGCATTCAGCAAATGGGCCAAACCCGGCATGTGCAACCCCGCCGACACCACCCCCCTCATCGACGAACCCAACGACGACGAACACAACGACGACGAACCCAACGATGACGAACACCACGGTCAAGACGGGGCCACGGCCACGGATCCGAGCCTGTTCGACACACCCACCAGCGACCACAACGACAATTCGGACGACGTCGGAGCAGACGACGAGCCGGGCGACAGTTCGCGAGACGACGGACCAGACGACGAGCCGGGCGACAGTTCGGACGACGACGCCGCCGCCGAGGACGAGAGTGAGGATGCCGACGGCGACGGCGAGGACGCCGAATCCGAAGCCGATACCGAACGGGCCCAACGAGACCGACGCGGCCTCGGACGACGCCAACACGACGCCCTCAAAACAATCCTGCGACAAATGCTCGCCTCCGGACAACTCGGCCAACACCGAGGACTACCCGTCACCGCCGTCATCACCATGACACTCAACGAACTCGAAACAGCCACCGGACACGCCATCACCGCCACCGGATCCACCATCGCCATCCGCGACGCCATCCGCATGGCCACCCACGCCCACCACTACCTCGTCATCTTCGACGACCGCACCGGCAGACCCCTGCACCTCGCCCGCACCAAACGCCTCGCCACACCCGACCAACGCATCGTCCTCATCGCCGCCGACCGAGGCTGCACCTTCCCCGGCTGCACCCGACCCGCCACCTACTCCCAAACCCACCACATCGACGAATGGGCCGACGGCGGCAACACCGACATCGACACACTCACCTTCGGCTGCGACATCCACCACCCCCTCGTCGGAAAAACCGACACCCATTGGGCCACCACCAAAGCCGAACCCGACCACCCCTACCCCGGCCGCACCCTCTGGCACCCACCCACCGCACTCGACCCCCACAGACACGGAACCATCAACCACTAGAACCCTACGAAACCCACCCCAGAGCACTGCTCTCGATCTAGCGTGGACTTATGGCTATCTCCGCAGCGATCTACGTGCGCATCTCGTCCGATCCCGATGCAACCCGGCGCGGCGTCGAGCGGCAAGAGGACGAGTGCAGAGACCTCGCCGACCGGCTCGGCTGGACCGTCGCCCGCGTGTACGTCGACAACGACGTGAGCGCCGCGAGCGGCAAGCCCCGGCCCGAGTTCGAGCGGATGCTCGCCGACGTCGCTGCCGGTGCGGTGGACGGCATAGTTGTCTGGCACACCGACCGGCTGTACCGACGCGCCGTCGACCTGGTGCGGATCGTGGACGCGCTGCAATCGACCCCGATCCGAACAGTGACCTCCGGCGATCTCGACCTGTCGACGTCGAGCGGGCGCATGCAGGCGCGGATTCTCGGTGCCGTAGCCGAGGGTGAGGTAGAACATTCCGTCGAGCGTATGAAGCTCGCACACCGTCAAGCCGCCGAGTCGGGTAAGTGGAGAGTGCGCCGCCGTGTGTTCGGGTACAAGCTCGGTGGACAGGAGATCGAACCCATTGAGGCGCAGGCTATTCGGCTCGCAGCTACCGACATACTCGGTGGTGTCTCGACGTCCGAGATCGCTCGACGCTGGAACCGAGAAGGATTGCGCACCAGCGGAAGGCAACTACTCAGTCCGACCGGCGCGAAGCTGGAGAACGGACACGGGAGCGAATGGACATCGCGCCGAGTCGGCGAACAACTCCGGAACGCGCTCTATGCGCAGCGGGTCACGTACAACGGACAGATCCTTACGGGCGTGGTCGGACAGTGGCCGAGGATCCTCGACGATGACGTATTCGATGCTGTCGCAGCGTTTCTCGACGGACGCCGCCAGCCCACACGCAAGGATCGGCTATGGCAAGGATCGAGCGTGTACCGTTGTGGCGCTTGTCATCCCGACGAGGGCGGCATGCTGCCGAAGATGGAAGTAGCGCGCCGAGGAGGCATTCCCCACTACCGATGCCGGGTCAAGGGCCACAACCGCCGAGATCAGCGACGGCTCGACGACTACGTGGACTCGATCGTGCTCGGTAGGTTGGCGCGTCCGGACGCTCTCGACCTCCTCGACAAGGGCACCGGGGTCGACCTGCCCGCGCTCACCGCTCGCCGCGACGGATTGCTCGCTCGGATCGATTCGGCCACCGGCGCCTGGAGTACCGACGACGGGCTCGACTACTCGGACCTGCTCGATGCCGTCAAGCCACTGAGGGACCAGGTAGCCGAGATCGACCGCCAGCTTGCCGCTCAGGCGCAGCGCGATCCGGTTGCCGAGCTACTGCTCGCCGAGGGCGACCTCGATACGGTGTGGTCCGGTCTCTCACCCGAGCGGCGCTCGAAGATCATCGACGTACTCATGAGCGTGGTGATCCTGCCGGTAGTCAAGCGCGGCAACGTGTTCGATGCCGACCGCATAGTTATCGAGTGGAAACGGTAGCCGTTTAGCACTATTGCTAAAGCGCGGATTCACCACTCGCGCAATCGCATCCATGCAGGGCGTGAGTCAACGAACAGCAGCCGACGACGTGAAAGATGTCCCTGTGAGCAAAAATGCTCAGGAGGACAAACCCCCCTCTACCTTCCAGTGCGCGTTACGTCGGCTCATTTGACGCCCGATAACACGCCACCACATCAACGCAGCAGCTACACGCTGGTGGTCCGGACACACCGTGCGTGTAGCAGCCACTGTCCGGTTGTGGGTGTAGCGTTCCGAATAGCTAAAGACACCGGGTGACCGACCCTGGTGAGATCGACACTCATGATTGCGAAGGCGTCAGAGCGGAACTGGTAGGTACGGGAAGTCGGCCCATACTCC from Rhodococcus sp. P1Y includes these protein-coding regions:
- a CDS encoding ISL3 family transposase, which gives rise to MRVSTAFNRLLQIPGASVSDVSITDSSVEVTLRLTARRVKCPCGYSRTAAYDREPRRWRHLDFGRHKVWLVYSIRRIECPTCGVRTEDIPWARPRARHSRDFEDTVLWLVTRTDRTSVSTLMRCAWRTVTSIVTRAVDALIDSRRLDRLYRIGVDEICYRHPHKYLTIVGDHDTGKVIYISEGRGRDSFSEFFEQQSAQEREEVQVVSMDGSPAFRAAAEHHVPQARQCMDPFHVMQWVNRALDRVFSDAASIRRTLTMQAPEWRKARTALRLGKNRLTKTHKSLLRTVTAADTEVGTAWRLKEQFRDLYRKVAPSNAARYLRRWIEEAKSCGISAFVQLARMIDKKSEAICAAIELGVSNALIEGINSKIRLINARGYGHHSAASLKAMIYLNLGGIEVKLPTQR
- a CDS encoding HNH endonuclease signature motif containing protein — translated: MLSGDSASVDEANTAAGDIADLTIGGVVTAGEAVTAGEAVTVGDSVTAGDAAVLPDAAADPAGDDAGAGETSELSGVAVEPDSISTEDPAESEEAGSEEAEVEEAGSEPDPMTAWAQSWSTNRDDRDGVVPVTELDLTATPVIDAPGLARVIADLEAGITRLGQIQTMALTNSDRRALLMRTETMTRTLFAYSHTWIADLIDQHGLDGIYGSIPEALAVLLRLSMKQSGQRILMAEQFGERTTLTGERLPPHLPATTHAAEDGIIGEEHQQIIRKFFKRLGTKVDTDTAEHAEQQLVQLARDLLPDAFTVAARRLYDILDPDGDLDKESVADRTYLYLDDPDAAGLSTGRFRCDAEFRAYLEAAFSKWAKPGMCNPADTTPLIDEPNDDEHNDDEPNDDEHHGQDGATATDPSLFDTPTSDHNDNSDDVGADDEPGDSSRDDGPDDEPGDSSDDDAAAEDESEDADGDGEDAESEADTERAQRDRRGLGRRQHDALKTILRQMLASGQLGQHRGLPVTAVITMTLNELETATGHAITATGSTIAIRDAIRMATHAHHYLVIFDDRTGRPLHLARTKRLATPDQRIVLIAADRGCTFPGCTRPATYSQTHHIDEWADGGNTDIDTLTFGCDIHHPLVGKTDTHWATTKAEPDHPYPGRTLWHPPTALDPHRHGTINH
- a CDS encoding recombinase family protein, with the protein product MAISAAIYVRISSDPDATRRGVERQEDECRDLADRLGWTVARVYVDNDVSAASGKPRPEFERMLADVAAGAVDGIVVWHTDRLYRRAVDLVRIVDALQSTPIRTVTSGDLDLSTSSGRMQARILGAVAEGEVEHSVERMKLAHRQAAESGKWRVRRRVFGYKLGGQEIEPIEAQAIRLAATDILGGVSTSEIARRWNREGLRTSGRQLLSPTGAKLENGHGSEWTSRRVGEQLRNALYAQRVTYNGQILTGVVGQWPRILDDDVFDAVAAFLDGRRQPTRKDRLWQGSSVYRCGACHPDEGGMLPKMEVARRGGIPHYRCRVKGHNRRDQRRLDDYVDSIVLGRLARPDALDLLDKGTGVDLPALTARRDGLLARIDSATGAWSTDDGLDYSDLLDAVKPLRDQVAEIDRQLAAQAQRDPVAELLLAEGDLDTVWSGLSPERRSKIIDVLMSVVILPVVKRGNVFDADRIVIEWKR